TGCGCAGCAAGCGCGAGCAGGCGCAGCACGCCGCGGCGAAGCGAAAGCTGGAGGTGAAGAGCCAAGAGGCGGCGAATGCTCGAGCGAATGCCGAGGCACGCGCGAACGAAGTCATCCCATGGCTTCGGCAACTTGGGTTCCGCGCCGACGAAGCGCGGCGTGGCGCCGAGCGCTGCAACGCCGATCCCAACGCCTCACTCGAAGCGCGAGTCCGCTTGGCACTATTGCATCTGGCGCCGAATGGGCGACGCGCGGGCACTCACGTAACGACTAGTTCGTCCTGAACGCTCCAGGCTGCCGCCGCGCGGGGCTCAGAGCATGGATCGCGTGAGATGAGCAACTCAAGTCGCTCATCACTGACGAGCGAACTCGCTACCGCCGAAGCCTGAGACCCGTCGGCGTTGCCTGCACGAGCGTTCCCAGCGAATCGATCCCCACTTGAAATGCGGGGCATCTCCCGGATTTCACCTCGAATGGGGCGGTACTCAGGAGATCGAGTTCCAAATCGGGTCCAACAGCTCCCATTGGCACCGGGACGACCAGCCATTGCCCCTTCCGCGGCCGGGAGGTTCCGCTCTGCAGGTCCGTGAATCGCACCGAGGTCACCGCAAAGTCGAGCTGCCCGACGAGTACTCTTGCAGAATCAACCAGCCACTTTGCCTGTCGGCCGTAGTCATTGTCGGGAACGTGATCGACCATTCGCATCAGCACGAGTGCGCGCTTGCCGTCCAATCCAGAGAGCGCGTGCTTGCTCCTCGCGAGCCGTAGTGCTGACCTCAACTCCTCGTAGCTAGAGAATTGGGGCTCGAGCCTCATCTCCTTGCGGTAGAGCCTGGCGAAGTACGACCTGGGCAGGACCACGGAGTCATCGGAGTCAATGATGGCCAGCTCGCCACGCAACCGGCCGCCGTCCGAACGGCCCATGCTCCCGACCAGCACGCGATCTGCGAGACTCGGGTGATTGCCGATCCCTTTCCAGTTCCGATCACCGCATACGAGCTCGACCGATCGGGACGGAGCGAAACCAAGCAACTCCTCGGTGACAGTGATTCGAACCCACCGTCCGGTCGTCTCGCGCGCGGTAACCTTCCCCTCAAAGACGACCGTGTTCGAGACCAGCCAGTCGTAGAAGGTGGGAGCCGGTCCGCCTTCGTAATAGGCGTTCGCAGTGCCCCATTCGAAAGCGAGAGAGCAAAGAAACAGGGCCGCCATGGCCACCGCCAACCCCACTCGCCCGCTCACGCCCCTCGCATCCTGCGCGGCCCGTACCACAGCCAGAAGCCGGTGACCGTGAAGGTCAGCAACGCCAGACCCATGAGGCTCGTGTAGCCGAGCTTGATCTGCTCGTTCGAGGTCCCGAGCAGATCGTCCAGGATAGAGCCGTCGTGCAGGTCCTCGATGAAGTCGGAGCGTCGTCGCTCGATGTGCAGCACCTCGCCGGTCGCGCAATCGAGCTGCACACCCCAGTAGCCCTTCGCGAACACGAACTTGACCATGCCCTTGTCGGGCCGGATGTCGATGCGATCGAGTCGCAGCGACATCGTCGGCGAGATCGAGTCGCGTGCGACCGCCACCGCCCGATCGTGAAGTTCATGGATCGGCAGCCACCGCGCGGGATCCGTCGTGGTGCCGCGATGCGACTTGGCGAGCAGCACTCCGCCGGTGTGCTTCTTCCAGCCCAGCATCAGTCCACTGGTCGCGACCAGAGCGAATAGAACGAACAGCGCTACGCCCGTCGTCCGATGGATCGTTCGGGCGATCCTCAGAGTCCGGGCGTAGGTCTCTCTCGTCGTGGGCATTCGAGCCGGTTTCCCTACCGCTTGTTCGCCGTACCTCCGGCCTGCGCGTCCGTCTTCTTGGTCGCGCTCAGTCCCTTGCCCATCGCCTCATCGAAGTTTCCCGACAGCAATGCGCTCGCGCGCGGGAACAGCTCGATCGCCTGCAGCAGCTGCGGATCGTCCTCGACCAGGATCTTGTAGCGCTCGAGCGCACCCAGCGACTGGCTCGCGAGCTCGGCACGCACCTGCTGGAGCACGAAGTCGCGATCCGCGGTCCAGGTCGAATCGGTCATCGTGACCTTGCGCTTCTCGGCAACGCGCTTGAGGTCACCCCACTCGTTGTCCTTGAGTGCGAACGAGCGGTTGAACGAGTCGCTGGTCCACTTCTGGTTCTTGTGCGCGTTCATCCAGTGAGTGCCCCACTCGAACACGATGCGCTTCTGGATGATGTCGACCTGGCTGCGGGTCAGCGGAACGTCGGACTTGACGACCACGTCGGGCTGGATGCCGCCGCCGCCGTAGACCGTGCGACCACCGCTGGTCTTGAACACCGGCCGCTGCGCCAGGATCGAGTCGCTCGGCGTGTCTTCCTTCCACGCGTCGAGCTGATAGTCCTCTTCGCTCTTGCCGTTGTAGTCGCGCTGAATCAGGCGGCCGCTCGGCGTGTGGTACTTGGCGATCGTGAGCAGCAGCTTGGAGCCGTCGGACAGGTTGAACTGGTTCTGCACCAGCCCCTTTCCAAACGTGCTCAACCCCACCACCAAGCCGCGATCCAGATCCTGCACCGCACCCGACACGATCTCGGACGCCGAGGCGCTGCCGTGATCGACCAGCACCACGACCGGTCCCGTCCAGCTGCGCGGGCGTTCGCTGCTGTAGTAGTCGGCGTTGGCCGACGGGATGCGTCCGCGCGTGTAGACCACCTTCTTGTTCGCAGGCACGAGCTGGTCCGCGACGTCGACCGCCTGCGAGAGCAGGCCGCCACCGTTGGCGCGCAGGTCGACCATCAGCTGCTTCATGCCCTGCGCCTTCAGGTCGACGATCGCCTTCTCCAGCTCTTCGCCGGTCGTCTGGGCGAAGCGGATCACACGCACGTAGCCGATGCCGGGACGCAGCATGTAGGCGTAAGGAATGCTCTCGATC
This is a stretch of genomic DNA from Candidatus Eisenbacteria bacterium. It encodes these proteins:
- a CDS encoding PepSY domain-containing protein, which translates into the protein MPTTRETYARTLRIARTIHRTTGVALFVLFALVATSGLMLGWKKHTGGVLLAKSHRGTTTDPARWLPIHELHDRAVAVARDSISPTMSLRLDRIDIRPDKGMVKFVFAKGYWGVQLDCATGEVLHIERRRSDFIEDLHDGSILDDLLGTSNEQIKLGYTSLMGLALLTFTVTGFWLWYGPRRMRGA
- a CDS encoding S41 family peptidase — its product is MAFLRRSSLGPLIVSMVLSVLMGFGLSRAMAAGDDLRSQLDLFSQVLYLVQNNYVDAPENSKIVRGAIDGMLRTLDPHTVFLQPTRARQMDENFQGEYSGIGIQFDIRDGAIVVISPIEGTPSYRLGIRAGDRIIAIDGEPVKKDITTDDVFKQLRGPAGSTVQVTIEREDEPAPQVFEIERAKIPIESIPYAYMLRPGIGYVRVIRFAQTTGEELEKAIVDLKAQGMKQLMVDLRANGGGLLSQAVDVADQLVPANKKVVYTRGRIPSANADYYSSERPRSWTGPVVVLVDHGSASASEIVSGAVQDLDRGLVVGLSTFGKGLVQNQFNLSDGSKLLLTIAKYHTPSGRLIQRDYNGKSEEDYQLDAWKEDTPSDSILAQRPVFKTSGGRTVYGGGGIQPDVVVKSDVPLTRSQVDIIQKRIVFEWGTHWMNAHKNQKWTSDSFNRSFALKDNEWGDLKRVAEKRKVTMTDSTWTADRDFVLQQVRAELASQSLGALERYKILVEDDPQLLQAIELFPRASALLSGNFDEAMGKGLSATKKTDAQAGGTANKR